The following proteins come from a genomic window of Macadamia integrifolia cultivar HAES 741 chromosome 14, SCU_Mint_v3, whole genome shotgun sequence:
- the LOC122061836 gene encoding NAD(P)H-quinone oxidoreductase subunit T, chloroplastic-like: MAFSTSPLALSFLLGSLKGGKKLEEAQIRSRSNSSGRRISFRSFASETPSGQSRRAPAGVDTRIHWDNPDEGWIGGPSNSQQPTIEDEQQNLLLGENYSDLLNDYSDSHYQFLGVSADADLEEIKAAYRRLSKEYHPDTTSLPLKKASTKFMKLREVYDTLSGEESRKFYDWTLAKEAASRKAEKMKMKLEDPREQEVRNWESVPDMVDRLGGKNMELSDQAMTALTIDIFIIIFSILCIIVYALFFQSS; the protein is encoded by the exons ATGGCTTTCAGCACGTCTCCTCTAGCCTTGTCTTTCCTCCTCGGAAGCCTGAAAGGAGGCAAGAAGTTGGAGGAAGCCCAGATAAGAAGCAGAAGCAACAGCAGTGGTAGACGAATCAGCTTTCGTAGTTTTGCATCGGAAACCCCCTCTGGCCAGAGCAGAAGGGCCCCAGCAGGAGTTGATACCAGAATTCACTGGGACAATCCGGATGAGGGTTGGATTGGAGGGCCTAGTAATTCACAACAGCCAACAATTGAGGACGAACAACAGAATCTCTTATTAGGGGAAAATTACTCTGATTTGTTGAATGATTACTCTGATTCTCATTACca GTTCTTAGGAGTATCTGCCGACGCTGACTTAGAAGAGATCAAAGCGGCTTATCGGAGGCTATCAAAGGAGTACCATCCTGATACAACTTCACTACCATTAAAAAAGGCATCCACTAAGTTTATGAAACTAAGAGAGGTATATGATACATTGAGTGGTGAAGAGAGCCGAAAGTTCTACGATTGGACATTGGCGAAGGAGGCTGCCAGTCGAAAAgctgagaagatgaagatgaaattAGAGGATCCTCGTGAGCAAGAAGTGCGAAATTGGGAGTCTGTACCAGATATGGTTGATCGTCTAGGTGGGAAAAACATGGAATTGAGTGATCAAGCTATGACAGCTCTCaccattgatatttttatcattaTCTTTTCAATTTTATGCATCATTGTCTATGCTCTCTTCTTTCAGTCATCATAG